Within the Burkholderia mayonis genome, the region ATCCCAGCAAATATCGGCTAAATATTTTCCAACAAAAGATTTAATTTTTTAAAACAAAGAAATTCACTTTTTCATTGAGAGCGTGCGCGCCGACGAATTTTTTGTCTAAAAATGCGAAATGAACGACTGAACTCACTGGAAAGGAAATAAATTCATCATCATTTCTGAAACAAAGATGTCAACCTTGGCGCATTTCGGCGGTCTTGACCTGCTCCCCGCATTTAGTACGGTGACGGTGTAGAGTCCATTCCAGAGAGAAACGGCAATGAAAAAGCGATTCACCGAAGAGCAAATCATCGGCATTCTGAAGGAAGCCGAGGCTGGCCTGAAACCGGCGGAGCTGTGCCGCAAGTACGGCATCTCGGAAGCGACCTATTACAACTGGAAAGCGAAGTTCGGCGGGATGACGGTCCCCGAAGCGCAGCGCCTGAAGGAACTGGAGCAGGAAAACAACAAGCTCAATCGCCTGTTGGCCGAATCAATGCTCGACAACGCCGCGCTGAAGGATCTGCTGGCTTGAAAGTAGCAAGCCCGCAGGCCAAGCGCGAAGCGATCCGAATATTGATGACCGAACGCGCCATGGGTGTTACCCGGGCCTGCAGGCTGGTAGGGATTTCGCGCTCGCTGTTCCACTACGAATCACGCCGCCAAGTTGACGAGGAAGCGCTTGCCGGCCGGATGATGGCCATCGCCGCGCAGAAGCGCCGCTACGGCTATCGCCGGATTCACGTGCCGTTGCAGCGGGATGGCTGCTTCGCCAACCATAAGCGCATCTGGCGCCTGTACAGTAAGGCGGGACTGAGCGTGCGCAAGCGGCGACGCAAACGTATTGCGGCTGTCGAACGCACGCCGCTGCCGTTACCAACAGGCCCGAATCAGAGTTGGTCGATGGACTTCGTTTCTGACGGGCTGGCCTACGGTCGGCGGTTTCGATGCCTGAACGTGGTCGACGACTATGCGCGTTCATGCCGGGCCCGCTCCATTTGGGAAAGCAAAAATCAAATGAACGCCACTCATCCGAATTGATGCGGATTGACATCCATGCCGCATCGTCATTCCAGTCGATTGAAAGATATTTGCATTATTAAAATTAATAATGAAAATTATTCGAGTTCCACCTGCATTTAATTTTCAATCGCCATTCAAAAAATCCGCTGCAAGGTCGGCCCGGCCGTCTGAATTTTCCCAATCACGTTACAGGGCTGCGGGGCAAACCTGAATCCGAAAACCCACAGGATGGATGCCAGACGGCAACCGGCAAGTTCGTCATTCAGTCAAGCGCGGCACCGTGTATCCGGGCCGATGAACGAACAGGGAGATCGAGCGCACGCGGCGGCGGCGGCGGCGGCGGCGGCGGCGGCCTTCAAGATAGCCGCAAAATCGAATGGACAAACCGCCGCCGCTAAAACGTCCAACGCCGCCGTCCGGATCGTCAAACTCGCGTCGCCGACGGCATCCGTCGCAGCCGCCTCGGCAATGCGCGGCGCTTCATGCGTCCATGCGCCCCTCTACCCGACCATCGATACGCTTCCGCGAAATGCGCCGACGCGATCGCGGCGGCCGCTTCGGCGATCCATTCAAGCACATCGATTCATCGTCGCGGCCTCACTCGCTTCTCGTCCGCGCACACTTCCACTCACGCGCCGCGCCCGACTGCTTTTCGTTCATTCGACGACCGATATCCAATCTCCATTTACACCGGCATCAATCGAAATTTCTTTCAAATATTACGTCTTTGATTGAAATCAAAATCGCATTTCATTTCACACATTCACTCATATAGCCACAATAAAACACATTTCATTCGACATTCCCAAAGACGATCAAAATATAATTCACCTCGATGCTCAAAGTGCCATCGATATCGATTCGATCACGTCAATTCCACTCCCACCGGCAATCGACACCCCCTATCCGACACCCTCTCCATCATCCTGATCTTCCGATTCACACAATGACGAGCGAGCAACAATCGATAACCATCACGCATCCGCCCAAACAGCGCCTGTCGGCCTTGCCTCGTCGCATCCTGGGCGCAATGCTGGTCGTCGCGACATCCGTCGCGGCGAGCGGCGCGCACGCAAACCCGGCGCCGCAGATTCAAGCGGCTTCGTGGCTCGTCGTCGATGCCGACTCCGGCAAGACGCTCGCCGAGCACAACGTGAATGCGCGCCGCGAGCCGGCGTCGCTGACCAAGCTGATGACCGCGTACCTCGCGCTCGATGCGCTGAAGCAAGGAACGCTGCACTGGGACGAGAAGGTCGAAATCGCCGCCGCCGATATCGCGTCCGTCGGCAACGACGAAGCGCGGATGTATCTCGCGCCGGGCCAGCTCGTCCAGGTGCGCGACCTCGTGCGCGGCCTGATCGTCGCGTCCGCCAACGATGCGGCGCTCGTGCTCGCGAAGCGGATAGGCGGCAGCCCCGCCGGCTTCGCGAAACGGATGAACGACGCGGCGCAGCAGCTCGGCATGCGCGATTCGCACTTCGTGTCGCCGTCCGGGATCACCACGCCCGATCACTATTCGACCGCGCACGACCTGTCGATTCTCGCCCGGCATCTGGACCAGGATTTTCCGGCGTTCTACGCGTTCTCGTCGCAGCCGCATTTCGAATACGGAAAATTCGCGAAGACGAACAAGAATCGCCTGCTCGGCACCGATCCGACCGTCGACGGCATGAAGACGGGCCATACGAATGCAGCCGGCTGGTGCATGGTCGTCACCGCGAAACGCCGCGTCGCCGGCGCGTCCGCGAAGCATCGCGTGATTGCCGTGCTGCTCGGCGAGCCGACGGAAAAGCAGCGGCTCGCCGATGCGAGAAGACTCCTCGACTGGGGCTTCGCGTCGCTCGGCGGCGAGCATCCGGCCGCGAACGGCGCGCGCCGGGCCGGCCCGCAGGCTGGCGAGCGCCGCTCGGCGGAATCGGCGCGCATGCTCTGACATTCGCGTAGCCGAACACCGCGCTTCATGCGTTTGCGCGGCGACGGCGGCGCAAACGCATGAGGCGCACGCCGCCGTCGATAGCACGCCGAAGCGGCGCGCGCCGCCCGGCCGATTCACCTTTCCCTTCATCGCTCGCCCGGCATCGCGCCGCGCGTGACGGCGTGCTTCGTCGCGTCCCGTTTCCGTGCGCGCTCGTCCGACAGCGAAGAACGCGCCGGCCGCCGGCCACGACGGCATTCCGACGTCACCAGCATTCCGGCCGCGCAGGCTTCGCCCCGGATGCCCTCCACCACGCTTCCGTCACCGCGAGGACGACTCGACATCCATCCGATCATGCTGAGATCCACTGCATCGCTTCACCGCGGCCCGCGCGGCCTGCCCCGATGGCGCTCGCGCTGTGTCCTCGGACTCCTCTGCGCCGGCTTCGCCGCACTCGCCGTGCGCGCACTCTGGGTCCAAGTCGTGCATAGCGATTTCTACATCCGGCAAGGCGTCAAACGCTACGAGCACACGTTCGAAGCCTCGCCGGCGCGCGGGCGCATCCTCGATCGCAACGGCGGCGTGCTCGCGATCGACAAGCCCGTTGCCGACGTGTGGATCGAGCCCGAAGCGTTCCGCCGCGCGACGCGCGCGCAAATGCATGCGCTCGCGTCGCTGCTTCGGCTGCCGGGCGACGCGCTTGCCGCCAAGGCGATCAGCAGCCGCCAATTCCTGTACGTGAAACGATGGGTCGAAGCGGACCTGGCCGCGCGCATCGGGCAGCTCGCCGCGCCCGGCGTGCATCTCGGCCGCGCGACGCGGCGCTATTACCCAGGCGGCAGCGATTTCGCGCAACTCGTCGGCTTCGTCGGCGCGGACGGACACGGGCTCGAAGGCGTCGAACTCGCCGACGACGCCGCGCTGTCGGGCATCGGCGCGAAGCGCGACATGATCGTCGACCGGATGGGCCGTCCCGTCGACGTCGGCGATGTCGAGTCGGCGGGCCGGCCCGGCGCGGACATCCGGCTGTCGATCGACCGCCGGCTCCAGCATCTCGCGCGGCTCGCCGTCGAAGAGACCATCGCGCGCACCGCCGCGGCCGCCGGCTGCGCGATCGTCGTCGATGCGAAAACGGGTGAGATCCTCGCACTCGTCAATCTACCGTCCTTCGATCCGAACGGGCAGCCCGCCGCGTATGACGACCGCTTTCGCGATCGCGCGCTGACCGACGTCTTCGAGCCGGCGTCGACGCTCAAGCCGTTGACCGTCGCGCTCGCGCTGAGCGAAGGCGTCGTCACGCCGGACACGCGCTTCGACACGTCGCCCGGCGTGTTGCAAATCGACGGCGCGACGATTCACGATACCGGCGATTTCGGCGAACTCACTGTCACGCAGATCATCGCGAAATCGAGCAATGTCGGCATGGCGAAGATCGCCGAGCGGCTGCGCGCGCAGGACATGTGGCAGACGTTCGCGCGCGCGGGCATCGGCGAGCGCCCGCTCGCCGGGATGCCGGCGATCGCGCGCGGCACGCTGAGGCCGGCGCGCGGCTGGAAGCCGATCGAACGATTGACGATGTCGTACGGCTACGGGCTGTCGATGTCGCTCGCGCAGCTCGCCGACGTCTACACCGCGTTTGCCGGCGACGGCCGCCGGATACCGCTGTCGCTGACGCACGCGAGCGCGCCGCCGGAACGCGTGCCCGTCGTGCCGGCGGCGGTCGCGCGGCAGATCCGCGCGATGCTCGAGACGGACGGCGCCGAAGGCACCGCGCGCGTCGCCCGCCTGCCCGACTACCGGATCGGCGCGAAGACGGGCACCGCCCGCAAGCTGTCGGGCAAGCGCTATGCGCGCGGCAAGTATCGCGCGCTGTTCGTCGGCATGGCGCCGATGAGCGATCCCCGCCTGATCGTCGCCGTGATGATCGACGAGCCGTCGCGCGGCTCGTACTACGGCGGCCCCGCGGCCGGCCCCGCGTGGGCCGGGATCATGGAGAACGCGCTGCATCTGCTCGGCGTGCCGCCCGATCGATCGCCGACGCGGCATGCGTGACGCATGCCCCGGCCGCCTCGTCCATTCTCATCGCGCGCCGGTCGAGTCGCCGCAATCCGGCCCGCGCGCGAGCCATCCGTTCGGAATCTCGACATGTTGAAACTCAAGCATCGCTTCTTCCGCCGCGCATCGCGCGCGGCATCCAACACCCCGAACGAAGCCGGACACGCCGCCCCCAACGGCGATCGCCAACGCGAGCCGAACGCCGCGACGCGCGTGCGCGCCGGCGCGCGATCGAAACATCATGCCGCCCGCGAACGGGCGCTCGACTCAGGACGCGGCGTTGGCCGGCGTCTTGCCCGCGCAAAGGCCCGTTCCGGCCGACGGCCTGCCGCGCGCCGCCCACGAGACGCGCCTGCCGCGCCGGCGCGACTGCATCTGCCGCCACCGCCCGTACATCTGCTTCGGTCCGCGATAAGCGGTGTCCCGTGAGTCGGGCGCCGCCTCCGCTTCAATAAACGTCTCGCGCATAACGCTTGTCCTTTGCGAGCCGTGCGACGTAGTCCGCCGCCTGCTCGTCCGTCATCCCCCCATGCCGCGCGACGATCGTCTTCAACGCCGCGTCGACGTCCTTCGCCATGCGCGCCGCGTCGCCGCACACGTAGAAATGCGCGCCCTCCGCGAGCCACGCCCATAGCGCCGCGCCCTGTTCGAGCATCCGGTCCTGCACGTAGATCTTCTCTTTCTGGTCGCGCGAGAACGCGAGATCGAGCTGCGTCAGGAAACCGTCCGCCTGCATCTGCGTGAGCTCGTCGCGGTAGTAAAAATCGGTGTCCGCATGCTGCTCGCCGAAGAACAGCCAGTTGCGCCCCTTCGCGCCGCGCGCGCGGCGTTCGTGCAGAAAGCCGCGAAACGGCGCGATGCCCGTGCCCGGCCCGACCATCACGATCGGCGCGTCGCCGCTTGCGGGCGGCCGGAAATGCGCGGACTTCTGCACGAACACCGGCACGCCCGCGTCGGCCGCGCGATCCGCGAGGAACGTCGACGCGACGCCCTTGCGCTGTCGCCGCCCGTTGCTGTATCGGACCGCCGACACGGTCAGATGGATCTCGCCGCGGTGCGCGTTCGGGCTCGACGCGATCGAATAGAGGCGCGGCTGCAGGCGCTTCAGCATCCCGGCGAGCTCGGCCGCCGACAGCTCGACAGGAAACTCGTGCAGCACGTCGGCGAGCTGCTGCCCCCACAGCCAGTTTTTCAGGTCCGCCTTGCGGTCGTCGCCGAGCAGGCGCTTCAGCGCGCCGCCCGCGCGGCTGCGCGACGCGATGAACGCGAGCGCGTCCGGATGCGGCCGCGTGATGTCGAGGTGCCTGGCGAGCGCGTCGGCAACGCGCAGCTCGCCGACGCCCGCGACCGTCACCGGCGTGTCCGGCTTCAGATGCGTGAGCGTCAGCAGCTCGTCGACGAGTTCCGGGCAGTTCGTCGGCCACACGCCGAGCGCGTCGCCCGTTTCGTACTCGATCGCCGCGCCGTCCGTCGACAGCGACACGTAGCGCGTATCCTTCGCCGCGCCCGGCTCGTTGAGCCGCAGGTTCGCGACGAGCCGCGACGCGGCCGGGCGCGTCTTCGTCGGAATCGCGCCCGACGGGATCATCCCGTCCGCCGGCACCGCGTGCAGCGCCGCGTCCTCTTCCTTGATTCGCGCGATCACGCGGTCGAGCCACGCGTCGGCGGCCGGCTGGTATTCGGCGTCGCAATCGACGCGCTCGACGAGGCGCGCCGCGCCGCGCTCCGCGAGCCGCGCGTCGAGCCGGCGGCCGTGGCCGCAGAACAGGTCGTAGTTGCGGTCGCCGAACGCGAGCACCGCGTAGCGGACGCCGTCGAGCCGCGCGGCGTCCGCCGCATCGAGCGCCGTCCAGAATTCCTGGCCGTTGTCGGGCGCGTCGCCGTCGCCGAACGTGCTCGTCATCAGCAGCACGTACTGCGCTTTCGCGAGCGCGGCGGCCGGATAGTCGGCCATGCACGCGACGCGGATCTCGAAGCCCGAATCCATCAATTGCGTCGCGTAACGCTCGGTCAGCGATTCGACGTTGCCCGTCTGCGACGCCCACAGCAGCACGACCTTCGGCCGCGTGCGCACGATCCGCACGCCGCTCGGCGCGGGCGACGCATCGGCCGACGCGGGCGACGCGGACACCGTCGAGGCGGCGCGTGCGCAAGCCGCTGCCGAAGCCTCGCCGGACACGCGGCTGAACAGCCCGGCGAGCAGCCCGTCGACCCACAGACGCGTGTCGCCCGCAAGCGGCGCGCTCGCCGGCAGCACCGGCACGCCGCCCGGCCGCCCGCCTTCGGCGGCGCGCAGGCCGCTGACGAAGCCTGCGACGTAGACGCGCTCCGCGTCGGTGAGCCGCGGCGCGCTCGCCGCAGCCGGAACGCCCAGCAGCGCGGCGAAGGTGTCGATATCGGACATGTCCAGTTCCTTGGGCGCGGCGTCGGCGGCTTCGAACGACGCCCCGGACACCGCGCCGGCCCGCGCATTGCGCGATTCGGCGAGCGACGCGCGGCCGTCATCGCCCGCATCGTCGACCGCGTCGACGCGCGCGAGCGCGACCGCGCAGAATTTGAGTCCGGGTTGCAGCGACACCGGATCGACCGCGTCGTTCGTGACCGCGTTCACGCACAGGTCGTCGCCGTACACGTCGTTCCAGTGCATCGGCGCGAAGCACGCGCCCGGCCGCACGCGATCGGTGACGACGGCGGGCAGCACCGCGCGGCCGCGCGCCGAGCGGATCTCGACCGCGTCCTTCGCCGCGATCGACAGCGCGGCCGCGTCGTCCGGATGGATCTCGACGAACGGACGCGGATTCAGCTTGTTCAGCATCGCGACCTTGCCCGTCTTCGTCATCGTATGCCATTGATGCTGCAGGCGGCCCGTATTCAGCACGATCGGGAATTCGGGCGTCGGCGTCTCGGCCGCCGCGGCGTGCGGACGCGCGAAGAAGCGCGCCTTGCCGGTCGGCGTCGGGAACGCGAGCGCCGGCGCCGCGCCGTCGGGCAGCGTCGCGCGCGGCCGGCTCGCGCCGTCGTTCAGATAGCGGATCGGATGGCGGTCCTGCCCGTCGTCCGGCGGGCAAGGCCATTGCAGCGGCGTGTCACGCAGCGCCGCGTGGCTCGCGCCGCGCAGGTCGTAGCCCGTCTTCGGATTCGCGAAGCGCTTGATCTCGTCGAACACATCGGAGGCCGAACGATAGTCGAACGCGTCGCCGTAGCCCATCTCGCGCGCGACCGCCGCGACGATCCGCCAGTCCGGCCACGCGCCGCCGGGCGGCTCGACCGCCTGCCGCATCAGCGTCAGGTTGCGCTCCGAGTTGATCATCACGCCTTCCGCTTCCGCCCACAGCGCGCCCGGCAGCAGGATGTCCGCGTAGCGGTTGGTTTCGGTGTCGAGGAACGCGTCCTGCACGATCACGACGTCCGCCGCCTGCAACCCCGCGATCACGTTCTTGCGGTTCGCGACGGTCGCCGCCGGATTCGTGCAGATGATCCAGCACGCCTTGACGTCGCCCGCGGCCATCTTCGCGAACAGGTCGACGGTGCCGCCGCCCGCATCCTTTCTGAGCGTGCCGGCCGGCAGGCTCCACACGTCCTCGACGAAGCGGCGGTCTTCGTCGTCGAGCGCCGACCGCTGGCCGGGCAGCCCCGGCCCCATGTAGCCCATCTCGCGGCCACCCATCGCGTTCGGCTGGCCGGTCAGCGAGAACGGGCCGCTGCCCGGCCGGCAGATCCTGCCCGTCGCGAGATGCAGGTTGCAGATCGCGTTCGTGTTCCAGGTGCCGTGCGTGCTCTGGTTGAGCCCCATCGTCCAGCAGCTCGTCCACTCGCGCGCGTCGCCGATCCATTGCGCGGCGAGCCGGATGTCGGCTTCGGCGATGCCGGTGATCCCGGCGGCCTTGTCCGGCGCGTATGCGTCGAGAAAGCCGGGCATCGCGTCCCAGCCTTCGGTGTGCGCGGCGATGAAGTCCGCGTCGGTCTTGCCGTTCGCGTGCAGCAGATAGAGCAGGCCGTTCATCAGCGC harbors:
- a CDS encoding transposase; the encoded protein is MKKRFTEEQIIGILKEAEAGLKPAELCRKYGISEATYYNWKAKFGGMTVPEAQRLKELEQENNKLNRLLAESMLDNAALKDLLA
- a CDS encoding bifunctional nitrate reductase/sulfite reductase flavoprotein subunit alpha, yielding MASASVKTVCPYCGVGCGMVLHVEDGEVVKVSGDTEHPANFGRLCTKGSSAHVALRNAGRLERAFVRDARDRDPAPVPIADAIAETARRLRAALDAHGPDALAFYVSGQMSLEAQYLVNKLAKGYVRTPHIESNSRLCMASAGSGYKLSLGADGPPGSYQDFDRADLFFVIGSNMADCHPILFLRMMDRVKAGAKLIVVDPRRTATADKADLFLQIKPGADLALMNGLLYLLHANGKTDADFIAAHTEGWDAMPGFLDAYAPDKAAGITGIAEADIRLAAQWIGDAREWTSCWTMGLNQSTHGTWNTNAICNLHLATGRICRPGSGPFSLTGQPNAMGGREMGYMGPGLPGQRSALDDEDRRFVEDVWSLPAGTLRKDAGGGTVDLFAKMAAGDVKACWIICTNPAATVANRKNVIAGLQAADVVIVQDAFLDTETNRYADILLPGALWAEAEGVMINSERNLTLMRQAVEPPGGAWPDWRIVAAVAREMGYGDAFDYRSASDVFDEIKRFANPKTGYDLRGASHAALRDTPLQWPCPPDDGQDRHPIRYLNDGASRPRATLPDGAAPALAFPTPTGKARFFARPHAAAAETPTPEFPIVLNTGRLQHQWHTMTKTGKVAMLNKLNPRPFVEIHPDDAAALSIAAKDAVEIRSARGRAVLPAVVTDRVRPGACFAPMHWNDVYGDDLCVNAVTNDAVDPVSLQPGLKFCAVALARVDAVDDAGDDGRASLAESRNARAGAVSGASFEAADAAPKELDMSDIDTFAALLGVPAAASAPRLTDAERVYVAGFVSGLRAAEGGRPGGVPVLPASAPLAGDTRLWVDGLLAGLFSRVSGEASAAACARAASTVSASPASADASPAPSGVRIVRTRPKVVLLWASQTGNVESLTERYATQLMDSGFEIRVACMADYPAAALAKAQYVLLMTSTFGDGDAPDNGQEFWTALDAADAARLDGVRYAVLAFGDRNYDLFCGHGRRLDARLAERGAARLVERVDCDAEYQPAADAWLDRVIARIKEEDAALHAVPADGMIPSGAIPTKTRPAASRLVANLRLNEPGAAKDTRYVSLSTDGAAIEYETGDALGVWPTNCPELVDELLTLTHLKPDTPVTVAGVGELRVADALARHLDITRPHPDALAFIASRSRAGGALKRLLGDDRKADLKNWLWGQQLADVLHEFPVELSAAELAGMLKRLQPRLYSIASSPNAHRGEIHLTVSAVRYSNGRRQRKGVASTFLADRAADAGVPVFVQKSAHFRPPASGDAPIVMVGPGTGIAPFRGFLHERRARGAKGRNWLFFGEQHADTDFYYRDELTQMQADGFLTQLDLAFSRDQKEKIYVQDRMLEQGAALWAWLAEGAHFYVCGDAARMAKDVDAALKTIVARHGGMTDEQAADYVARLAKDKRYARDVY
- a CDS encoding peptidoglycan D,D-transpeptidase FtsI family protein translates to MLRSTASLHRGPRGLPRWRSRCVLGLLCAGFAALAVRALWVQVVHSDFYIRQGVKRYEHTFEASPARGRILDRNGGVLAIDKPVADVWIEPEAFRRATRAQMHALASLLRLPGDALAAKAISSRQFLYVKRWVEADLAARIGQLAAPGVHLGRATRRYYPGGSDFAQLVGFVGADGHGLEGVELADDAALSGIGAKRDMIVDRMGRPVDVGDVESAGRPGADIRLSIDRRLQHLARLAVEETIARTAAAAGCAIVVDAKTGEILALVNLPSFDPNGQPAAYDDRFRDRALTDVFEPASTLKPLTVALALSEGVVTPDTRFDTSPGVLQIDGATIHDTGDFGELTVTQIIAKSSNVGMAKIAERLRAQDMWQTFARAGIGERPLAGMPAIARGTLRPARGWKPIERLTMSYGYGLSMSLAQLADVYTAFAGDGRRIPLSLTHASAPPERVPVVPAAVARQIRAMLETDGAEGTARVARLPDYRIGAKTGTARKLSGKRYARGKYRALFVGMAPMSDPRLIVAVMIDEPSRGSYYGGPAAGPAWAGIMENALHLLGVPPDRSPTRHA
- a CDS encoding IS3 family transposase is translated as MKVASPQAKREAIRILMTERAMGVTRACRLVGISRSLFHYESRRQVDEEALAGRMMAIAAQKRRYGYRRIHVPLQRDGCFANHKRIWRLYSKAGLSVRKRRRKRIAAVERTPLPLPTGPNQSWSMDFVSDGLAYGRRFRCLNVVDDYARSCRARSIWESKNQMNATHPN
- a CDS encoding D-alanyl-D-alanine carboxypeptidase family protein — protein: MTSEQQSITITHPPKQRLSALPRRILGAMLVVATSVAASGAHANPAPQIQAASWLVVDADSGKTLAEHNVNARREPASLTKLMTAYLALDALKQGTLHWDEKVEIAAADIASVGNDEARMYLAPGQLVQVRDLVRGLIVASANDAALVLAKRIGGSPAGFAKRMNDAAQQLGMRDSHFVSPSGITTPDHYSTAHDLSILARHLDQDFPAFYAFSSQPHFEYGKFAKTNKNRLLGTDPTVDGMKTGHTNAAGWCMVVTAKRRVAGASAKHRVIAVLLGEPTEKQRLADARRLLDWGFASLGGEHPAANGARRAGPQAGERRSAESARML